One segment of Nyctibius grandis isolate bNycGra1 chromosome 11, bNycGra1.pri, whole genome shotgun sequence DNA contains the following:
- the CELA1 gene encoding chymotrypsin-like elastase family member 1, translated as MLQLVLLAALALCGRCSEQDLDVMPRVVGGTEARSHAWPSQISLQYYSSGTWRHTCGGSLIQRNWVMTAAHCVDRNMNFRVVAGDHNLNANEGSEQVFSVSRIVIHPYWNSNNPAGGYDIALLRLATYATLNSYVQLAVLPQEGNILPNNYPCYITGWGLTRSNGQLSSVLLQAYLPVVDYQICSSASYWGSTVKPSMVCAGGDGVRSGCQGDSGGPLNCAVNGQYQVHGVTSFVSSLGCNVKNKPTVFTRVSAYISWISSVTAQN; from the exons ATGCTGCAGCTCGTGCTCCTCGCCGCCCTCGCCCTCTGCG GGCGCTGCTCCGAGCAGGATCTAGATGTGATGCCACGGGTGGTCGGTGGGACCGAGGCGCGCTCGCACGCCTGGCCCTCCCAG ATCTCCCTCCAGTATTACTCCTCTGGCACCTGGCGTCACACCTGCGGAGGGTCCCTCATCCAGAGAAACTGGGTGATGACGGCAGCTCATTGCGTGGATCG TAACATGAACTTCCGCGTCGTGGCCGGCGATCACAACCTCAACGCAAACGAGGGCAGCGAGCAGGTCTTCAGCGTGAGCAGGATCGTCATCCATCCCTACTGGAACAGCAACAATCCCGCTGGGGG CTATGACATCGCCCTGCTCCGCTTGGCCACCTACGCCACCCTGAACAGCTATGTGCAGCTGGCGGTCCTGCCCCAGGAAGGAAACATCCTGCCCAACAACTACCCCTGCTACATCACAGGCTGGGGTCTCACCCGCA GCAACGGGCAGCTCTCCAGCGTCCTGCTGCAGGCGTACCTGCCCGTGGTGGACTACCAGATCTGCTCCAGTGCCTCCTACTGGGGCTCCACCGTCAAGCCCTCCATGGTCTGCGCTGGCGGTGATGGCGTACGCTCCGGCTGCCAG GGCGATTCGGGTGGTCCCCTCAACTGTGCGGTGAACGGGCAGTACCAGGTCCACGGTGTCACCAGCTTCGTCTCCAGTCTGGGCTGCAACGTCAAGAACAAACCCACTGTCTTCACCCGCGTCTCTGCCTACATCTCCTGGATCTCGAGC gTGACAGCCCAGAACTGA